In Aphelocoma coerulescens isolate FSJ_1873_10779 chromosome 3, UR_Acoe_1.0, whole genome shotgun sequence, a single window of DNA contains:
- the RD3 gene encoding protein RD3: protein MSLASWFRWNEPPNRISQRNPTEMVVETLMMELSWQIKHAEKQQRERENEYRKMKTGVDYGWLVSYPKQSYDISPGERLQLEDMCTKIHPSYCGPVILRFRQVVAEYEPEAQEVSQLFRSVLQEAAEKIKEEEEAKKLARQWNTKNRTSLSLTTFKSRSRISPFISDIKTISEDVERGTQPNRRVWSMPEFRNTKDF, encoded by the exons ATGTCATTGGCATCCTGGTTCAGGTGGAATGAGCCCCCAAACCGCATTTCCCAGAGGAACCCCACAGAAATGGTGGTTGAAACGCTCATGATGGAGCTGAGCTGGCAGATCAAACatgcagagaagcagcagcgAGAGCGGGAGAACGAATACCGCAAGATGAAGACCGGGGTGGACTACGGCTGGCTGGTCAGCTACCCAAAGCAGAGCTATGATATCAGCCCTGGAGAACGGCTGCAGCTGGAGGATATGTGCACCAAAATACATCCTTCCTACTGTGGGCCTGTCATACTCAG GTTCCGGCAAGTCGTTGCTGAGTACGAACCAGAAGCGCAGGAAGTATCCCAGCTCTTCCGCTCCGTCCTGCAGGAAGCTGCTGAGAAGatcaaagaggaggaagaggccaaGAAGCTTGCAAGGCAATGGAACACAAAGAACAGAACCAGCCTCTCCTTAACAACATTTAAATCTCGGTCCAGGATTTCCCCATTCATCAGTGACATCAAGACCATCTCTGAGGATGTGGAACGAGGCACCCAGCCCAACAGGAGGGTTTGGAGCATGCCAGAATTTCGGAACACCAAGGATTTCTGA